In Acidisarcina polymorpha, the DNA window CGGCAACTGCCGCCAAGGGTACGACGCCCATTCGCTTCGTTCAAATTGGAACGACAAGCGCTCCCGAGATCACACTTCCTGGAGCCGTCCTCAGATCTTCCGCCATCCAGATGATGGGTAGCGGAATTGGAAGTGTTGCACTAGAAGAGATCATTCTGATCCTTTCCAAGCTGATGCACGCCTCATCCGAGGTTGGCCTTCATGTAGCAACGAGAGAGCTTGAGATAAGCCGCATCGGAGAGGCGTGGTCGGCAGAGAGCGCAACTCCTCGGATCGTTTTGAGCATGAACGCGCCATAGCGCGGAAACTGCTGTGGGAGGTTCCGTGAGCCCAACAGAATCAGTCCTTAAAGTCGGCTTGTCTTTACCGATCCGGGTCTCGATTGGCGATATCAGGCCAATGCGCGTTTCCAGCACTAACTTTCTTCAAATCACGCATTGGCGATTTGGCATAAACCGAGAAAATGGACTGTAGGCTCCGGATCGCCGACCATGCGGGAGCAACCGACAATAGACACACTTCGGTGTTTGCTTTGTTAGCTGTTTTTCCTAATCAGCGTGGTGCGGACTTGTTTCATCAGTTGGCCTTCACGTGCGAGCGCGTCTGTAGGCTCACCCAATCGCAAATGATCTTGAGGGCAGTCGGCGACATAGTTTCTTCGATGTCGTTGTACTCATTTGGCGAACCAGTTTTGGCGTCCTGCAAGAGGTGATTCATCCCCGACAACTCGATCACAGTGCTGTTGGTATTGTTCTTCAAGGCTTCGCGAGCGGCAGCAAGATCTTCCCGCGCGGGAACTTGTACATCGAGTGACCCGTTTAGAGCAAGCACTGGAACTTTCAGAGATGCAAGCGTTGGAGCGGGGTCATAGGCAAGGAAATAACGTTCCCATGGCCGAGCATCATCCTGCGGGAGAGTGTCCGCTTCATTTGGGTCGATCACTTTGGCGGCTACTCCCCTTGCGACAATGGCCCTGGCACGATCAAGTGCTATTGCATCGGAAGGTGCGGCGACGATGGCGTCATAGAGCTCCTGGTCAAAAACCCTGCGCTTGGCGATATAGCCATCTGGCGCGCCGTAGGTCTTTGCCGTCGCCGCCGATTGCAGGACGAACAATTTATCGCCACGAATGGCGGGACCGGCAATCATCACGACAAAGGCGACACTCCTGTCTCCGACAGCCACAGCAGGCGCGATGATGCCACCTTCGGAGTGTCCGAGCACGCCGACATGATGCGGGTCGATCTCAGGTTGCGTTTTGAGCCAGGTTGCGGCGGCTTCGGCGTCAGAGGTAAAGTCCACTGTTGTGGCTGCATCGTAATCGCCGGTAGAGCCGCCGACGCCACGCTTATCGTAGCGAAGAACAGCGATGCCCTTGCGATTGAGAGCGTCGGCGAGAACCAGAAATATTTTGTGTCCCCAAACGTCCTCGTCGCGCGTGTTGTGGCCCGTGCCGGAGATCAGCACGACCGCCGGAAACGGTCCCTTACCGTTCGGCACACTCAACGTCCCGGCAAGCTGATTATGACCGGCAGGATTGTCAAACCGAATATCTTGCTCGCGATAGGGACGGGGCTGGGCTGCGATCGCAGCTTCCTGTGGCCGTTTGTGCTGAACGGGCGCAAGGTCCGCTGCCGCAGCACGTTTCAACATCAGCGGATATACCTGCTCAAACGTGAGATCACCGCTCCATGCCTGTTGCTTCGCGTCCCAAATGCTGTCGTAGCTGAGGTTGAGCTTGTTGACTGCAAAACGCAGGTGCTTGCCATCGAACGTCACCTGATCAAATTCTGTTTCATTTCCGCTGGGGTTGGTTAGATGGCCGCTATAGCCAGTCGCAGTTTTTTCAAGGTATACGCGAACTGTGAACCCGGTGTTCAGTTGGCCGGTCCAATCGCCGGCTACTTCTTGAGCAAGAGCCGTAGCTGTGATAACCAACATGGATAGGACGACCAGAATGGCAGGCTTTCGCATGAATTACCCTCGCGGATCAATCGATGTATCGGATCTCAGTCGTCCGTACGAATAATGGTGCTGTGGAGTTCCAACTCATTCTGTCATTGCAGAATGGAGATATGGTTTGCCGACCGCCATCCTCGATCAGGAGGAACTTCGCCCAATCGGACAACGTACCATGCAAGAACATGCAAAGATTCTACCGACTGCCCGCTTTCGGACTTCTAATAGTCGTGATCGCCAGCGCTTGCGTCGATCCGATTTCCGCGCAAACACACCCGCCGTCCGCGAAGCAGGAACATCCGAGACCGTGGCTCGACTCGGTGCAGGAATCGGCAATCGATCGGCTCTTTTCTCAGCCACCAAACTCTCCGGGATACGCGGTTGCCCTGATGAAAGATGGCGAGTTCACTTTAGCTAAGGGGTACGGTCTCGCGAACCTCGATGACAATATTCCCATAACGCCGGAGACGTCCTTTCATCTTGCCTCTGTATCCAAGCAGTTCACCGCTGCGGCTGTGGCCCTCCTAATTCTCGACCACAAAATCGCACTCTCCGATCCAGTCTCCAACTACCTGCCAGAGGTCGCGAAGTATGGAAACGGATTGCGCATCGAACACCTGGTTTACATGACCAGCGGCCTTCACGAGTACACAGACGAGCCGAGAAAAAATGGGACGCCGTGGACGACCTTTTATTACTTCACTCGCGATGAAGCCATCGCTGCGGCGCTACAGCCCGATCAACTTCAATTCACTCCCGGAACACAGTGGGCCTACCGAAACGTCAACTACATGCTTTTGACGAAGATCGTGGAGGTCGTCAGTCATGAGTCCTTCGCGACATTCATGCACGATCGAGTCTTCGTCCCTCTCGGCATGTCTCATAGCGAGATTAATGACGACAGCACAGAGGTCATTCCCCATCGAGCAACAGGCTATGCCTTGCGCTCCGATCCGCGCGTTCTCAACGAACTCGCACAGGTGGGGGTGGTCATCAAGCCCGGTGATGGATGGGCACGGCTGGTCCGCGTCGCTCCACACTTTGGCGGCAGTGGCGTTTTTACGACACTCAATGATCTCTTGCTGTGGGACAGAAATTGGTATGCAGGAACCCTGGCTGGACCGCAGTTCAACGAGCTGATGAACAAACGAATGAAGTTCGAGCATGACAAAGACAACGACGCTCTGGGACTGGTGTGGCGCTCAAGTTATGGTCATCCCTTGCTCGATTATTCGGGTGGGGACACAGACACTTCTACTTACATGGCCCGCTTTCCGGAGCAGCACTTCACGATCATCTGTCTTTCAAACATGCCGCTTGGAGATGCGGAGGGGAAGGCACACGAGGTACTGGATCTTCTCCATAGTTGGGGCAAACTGTAGAGATCTTTCTCAAACCGCGACGATCCGGAACGCGAGCCTCAGTTGGCGATAACAGGCCGATGCGCTCATCGAGCGTGCCGGTGGTTGCTGGATCACCTCCGCAAAGAGCGTTTGCCCTTACTTATGAGCGCTATAGCTGCGTCCTGTCCTCTTTCCTACTTCACAGACTTGCAAAGATGTTCTGACTTCCAGGTATCTACCAAGGTGGTCGGCGGCTTCGATGCATCATGGAGAATGAGGATCAGTCCGCGTCGAGCCTCTATTCCAACAGCCGTCAGTTCCATGGGCACGCCCTCGGGAACGACAATGTTCGATCCTTTCCCTCCGATCTGGATTCCGCGCGGAGTCTCCAAACAGGTCTCGCCGCTCTCGGTATAAAAAGCCTCAACTCCTGAATGGAGGTGGGTCTTGCTTACCATCCCGGGCTGTAGACTTGCCTCCATATATTGCGCGGTATAGCTTCGTTCCTTCACGACGGCGAGAGGTCCTATTTGTGTTACGCGCGTTCCCGAGGTACGAAGTTCCGGCTTCTCCCCGATTGTGAGGAGCCAGACCTTGCCCAACGATTCGACGACTGTTCCATGCGCTCCTTTCGCCTGCTCTGCAAGCTCCTTTGTCGGGAACACATCAATCGTCCAGTAGACGGGGCTTTCAGGAACACCGAGAGGCTGAGTCGCAAGAATCCAGCACCCGTTCTCGACCGTCTTCTGGCTCATAGGCTTACAACTCACGAGCTCGCGTGGCTGTTGAGCGAAGGCTGCACTCCCGATGCAAAGAAGAGAAAGGCAAACGGCAGCCTTATGGATCAGTGGCATGACAGAGATTTCGCGGATCACAGGCATTCACCTCGGAGGGTTCGAACTACATTCGAAGAATGCCATAGCCGCAGCCCCGGACCAAACATAAATCTCACTCGAATAAATTGCACCGCGACTGGTCTACGCATCGACGGTCCGTATAGTCTTCTCGGAAGTGATCCGGTTGTCTCAACGAGGTCGCGGTAGGGACGATCATTACTGATCGCCCCCCGCACAGATCCGCACGAGCGCTCCTTAGCGCATGCGGCTCCTATCTCGGATGAGTGGCGGCGAAGCGGTCAAGGGGCCAGGGATGCATCACGCGAGGTGTAGGAAGCCATTGTGCAGCCAGCTTGAGACGACGGACCCAGGCGTATCGGTGTCTTTGACTACGTCGCTTCAGCGCTTGCCCCCAGTAACGAAGCACGCGTTCCCGGAACAGCCCGAGGCTATCCAGATTTCCGGGCACAGCGTAGTAGTTGAAGTACCCCTGTACAACTGACCTGAGCCACGCGCCAGTCTGAGGCACGGGATCATGCATGCGCATCCTGAGTTGCTGCTTGATCTCCTGCAGCTTCTTTTGCATGCGCTTGCCGATCGTCATGCGCCGCACAGCATAAGACCCGTTCCCGTTCTTCCCGCTGATGTGCGTGAAGCCAAGGAAGTCGAAGGTCTCAGGCTTGCCTTCCCCTCTTCGTTTCCGGTTCTGTTCGGCATACCGCCCGAACTCGATCCGGCGCGTCTTTTCCGGGTGCAGTTCCAGTCCGAACTTTTCCAGCCGTTCTTCTAAGCTCTTGCGAAAACGGTCTGCGTCCGTATCCCACTGGAAGCCAAGGACGATGTCGTCCGCATAGCGGAGGACGATCACCTCGCCTCGCGCACACTTCTTACGCCAGACGTCCACCCAGAGATCGAACACATAGTGGAGATAGATGTTGGCAAGGAGCGGTGAGATCACCGACCCCTGCGGAGTACCTGTCTCCGTGTCCGACCATTGCCCTTCCTCCATCACCCCAGCCTTGAGCCATTTCTGGATCAGGCGCAGGATACGTTGGTCGGCAACGCGATGCTCGACGAACTTGATCATCCACGCTTTGTCGAGGTTATCGAAGAAGCCTTGGATGTCAGCATCAAGTACGTAGTTCACCTTCCTTTTCACGAGTGCGTAGGACAACGCATCCAGCGCCTTATGCTGGCTGCGCCCAGGACGAAAACCATACGAGAAGCCGAGGAAGTCCTCCTCATAGATGTTGTTGAGGATGGTGACCACTGCGTGCTGGATGATCTTGTCCTCCAGTGCGGCGATCCCGAGCGGACGCTTCCGTCCGTCGCCTTTCTCGATGTAGACCCTTCTCGATGGAAGCGCCCGATACGAACCGCGATGCACCCGGCTGTGCAGATCGGCAAGCCGATCCTCCAGCCCGGATTCATACGCCTGCCACGTCATCCCATCCACGCCGGGAGCCGCCTTGCGTTTCAGAGAACCGAAGCTGCTTCTTAGCAGATCGATCGTGACATGTTGGAGCAGAGCGGTGAACTTCCTCTCCTTGTTTTCCCTTGCAGCTTTCCGCACACCCGCCAGCCCCCTGTGACACGCGTGCCCCGCTCTGTGTCGGGCGCGTGCTGGACTGATGGATGTTCCCCTTGATCAGCGGCCTTCCCTCCTCACTCTCCGCCATCGACTGCTCGATTTTGTTCGAATGATTCATCGGTACTATACCGCTGTCCGACTCCTCGGCGACGTTCATGCGGGCATTACGGCCTAAGCCTTCGCCCGCCGTCCTGCTGCTGGCTGGCAGCAGGCGTCTCCGAGGTCTCCCGGTTCTCGTGCATGAAGCTTCCAGGCGTGTCTGGGGTCTACGACTACGCAGGACCGGACGGGAACTCGCGATATCGCCCCCGCCCGTGTAGCCTTCCGCCAATGCAAAAGCGTCAGGGTCCTGATTGCATCTTTTCGAAGCTCAATACCCAGCCCACCTGTACCCCTGTTTACGCTTCGCTGAACACCTCGCGGTGTGCAGCGCAAAACTCGGGGCCGAGCGGTTCGCTACTCCTTTCTCGTAGGAGGCTTGCATTCCCTGCTTCATGCCGGTTTATCCCGGCGCACTGCATCGGCGATTTGTCACACATTCGAAATAGGCACGGCAGCGTTAGGAAGTTGCACCGACCTCTGCCGTGACAGTTACGCTAACTGGTTGTATCTAAATGATTTCATGGGCGTTGATGGCTATCGACAGCACCCTTAGGCATTCAAAAACATTGAGAAAAACGCGAATTTCAAATTTCAGCACCCTCGCCGGCACCCTCGCGATTTTGGACTCTTATGCGCCTTGACCTCTGCCTTTGTTCAGCAAAGGTCAGCATCAAGCGCTGATTCCTACAAGTCAACGTTTCCGTTGCTAATCTGCCGCTCGATCAGTGTATTGGCGATAATGCACCATTCGATAGCTGTTCCGGTCCCCCAGCGCGTTTGCCGTTACGTATCAAATCGCGCCCCGATCTCTGCAGTGATAGGTCAGCGAGTAGTCGCAACCCGAACAAACCAATGACGTCGTTGACTACGATTGTCACTGGAAAGCACTGAAGACAGCCCGAAATCCTGCTCTCGAAACCCTCGCCAGAACCCTCCGACAGTTGCCTGACTCGGACCATGGAAAGCTCAATGCTGGATTAGAGATACAGGTGCGCCTACCCGAAAAATGCACCACAAAGTATGCATGGAGCATTTACTCTTAGTTGACGTAAAAAGCACCGGCCAGTAATCGCCGACTAGAAGCGGAGCTATGGCGACAAAAAACCTTAAGATTGACCAACTCGAACTCGATCTGTGGAATCCGCGCATTAACAAGGCGGAAGGCCAGTACGAGGTCATGCAGCGCATCATCGAGGACCAGGATATCAAGCTTGCTATCCTCGCCGAGAGCATCGCCGAAGACGGCCTGAACCCGATGGATCGCTTGCTGGTGATGAAGTCGGAGCGCAAGGGCAAATTCGTCGTCCTTGAGGGAAACCGCCGCACCCTGGCTCTGAAAATCCTGCACAGCCCTGCGGTTCTTACCGGTCTCGATGTTCGGCCCGGCCTGCGCAAGCGCTTGGAAAAGGCAGCCGAGAACTTCGATGTAACCACAATTGAGCCGATCGACGGCTTCGAAGTCGCCGATCGCACCGAAGCGGCGCCCTGGCTGCTTCTGCGCCATAGCGGCGAAAACGAAGGCAAAGGCATCGTTGATTGGTCGGGCGTGGCCGGCAAGCGTTTCCGTGGTGCCGATCCGGCCTTACAGGCCCTCGATTTTGTGCGGCAGCATGCGTCGCTGTCCGAGGAACAGAAGGAACTGCTCGACGATCGCTTTCCGATCACGACGACGCTGGACCGCCTGTTGTCCACCCCCGCCGTCCGCAAGCAAATCGGGGTCGAAATCAAGGTGCGGCCCCTGGAAGGGATCACCGAGCGCGATTTTCCTGTCCCTGCCCCCAGGGCAGCTGCGAAGCGTGCGCAGCGGACCGTGCCTCGGAATAACATCGTGCCGCGGCACTGCCGCCTGACCGTGACGAATTCGAAGACTGAAGAAATCTACAACGAGCTGAAGAAAATGCGGCTCGATACGTTTCCCAACGCGATCGCGGTTATGCTGCGCGTGTTCATGGAAAATTCTGTCGACCACTACCTGACCAAGGTCGCCAGCCCTCCGATCTCGCTCAAATTCACGGTTGCCGGCCAGGGCGACAAGGACAAGTCACTGAAAAGCAAAATCGAAGACGCCTCCAATCCTTCGCGAAGATATCTCTTCTGAGATGAAAATCCTCACGACCGACGAAGACTATCCGCAGCTCAACGGTTTCGGTACCTTTCTGGGACTATCGGATCGCCTGATGCAGACCGAATCGCCGTTTTTCAGGGCTGCCCACACGACCCGCGTCATTTGGGCAGGACACCGAGTGATCTACATCTTTACCAACAGCACGGGTGAACTCAGCTTGTACTATGACATCGAATTGCGCGACCCCTTGGAGCAAAAGAGTGCTGGAGGTGGCAGCTTCGCCACAACGACGTTAATTACTAAGAAAAGAATCTTCATCCCTGTCCCCTCGGAACTTGCGGACGAATTCCGCGTAGAAACGGGATCGCGAGAGTTTTTCGTACGCTTCGACTTGCTCAGCAATGACCTCAGCTTCCCGGCCACATAAGAGTGAGTGCTCTCCGGCTGAACAATAG includes these proteins:
- a CDS encoding alpha/beta hydrolase family protein, with translation MRKPAILVVLSMLVITATALAQEVAGDWTGQLNTGFTVRVYLEKTATGYSGHLTNPSGNETEFDQVTFDGKHLRFAVNKLNLSYDSIWDAKQQAWSGDLTFEQVYPLMLKRAAAADLAPVQHKRPQEAAIAAQPRPYREQDIRFDNPAGHNQLAGTLSVPNGKGPFPAVVLISGTGHNTRDEDVWGHKIFLVLADALNRKGIAVLRYDKRGVGGSTGDYDAATTVDFTSDAEAAATWLKTQPEIDPHHVGVLGHSEGGIIAPAVAVGDRSVAFVVMIAGPAIRGDKLFVLQSAATAKTYGAPDGYIAKRRVFDQELYDAIVAAPSDAIALDRARAIVARGVAAKVIDPNEADTLPQDDARPWERYFLAYDPAPTLASLKVPVLALNGSLDVQVPAREDLAAAREALKNNTNSTVIELSGMNHLLQDAKTGSPNEYNDIEETMSPTALKIICDWVSLQTRSHVKAN
- a CDS encoding serine hydrolase domain-containing protein — protein: MQRFYRLPAFGLLIVVIASACVDPISAQTHPPSAKQEHPRPWLDSVQESAIDRLFSQPPNSPGYAVALMKDGEFTLAKGYGLANLDDNIPITPETSFHLASVSKQFTAAAVALLILDHKIALSDPVSNYLPEVAKYGNGLRIEHLVYMTSGLHEYTDEPRKNGTPWTTFYYFTRDEAIAAALQPDQLQFTPGTQWAYRNVNYMLLTKIVEVVSHESFATFMHDRVFVPLGMSHSEINDDSTEVIPHRATGYALRSDPRVLNELAQVGVVIKPGDGWARLVRVAPHFGGSGVFTTLNDLLLWDRNWYAGTLAGPQFNELMNKRMKFEHDKDNDALGLVWRSSYGHPLLDYSGGDTDTSTYMARFPEQHFTIICLSNMPLGDAEGKAHEVLDLLHSWGKL
- the ltrA gene encoding group II intron reverse transcriptase/maturase, producing MRKAARENKERKFTALLQHVTIDLLRSSFGSLKRKAAPGVDGMTWQAYESGLEDRLADLHSRVHRGSYRALPSRRVYIEKGDGRKRPLGIAALEDKIIQHAVVTILNNIYEEDFLGFSYGFRPGRSQHKALDALSYALVKRKVNYVLDADIQGFFDNLDKAWMIKFVEHRVADQRILRLIQKWLKAGVMEEGQWSDTETGTPQGSVISPLLANIYLHYVFDLWVDVWRKKCARGEVIVLRYADDIVLGFQWDTDADRFRKSLEERLEKFGLELHPEKTRRIEFGRYAEQNRKRRGEGKPETFDFLGFTHISGKNGNGSYAVRRMTIGKRMQKKLQEIKQQLRMRMHDPVPQTGAWLRSVVQGYFNYYAVPGNLDSLGLFRERVLRYWGQALKRRSQRHRYAWVRRLKLAAQWLPTPRVMHPWPLDRFAATHPR